Below is a genomic region from Candidatus Methanoperedens sp..
TATGATTTGCTCCTTGATGCCATAATCTTTTACTTCTTTCCTCAATATTATCAGAGGCAAAACCGTTTCAAGCGAGACGGCAGCAGCAATAGGCACCCCGCCGAGCGCTACGCAGCCGATATAATCCGCATGGATGGAACGGGACTTTAATGTCTCTGCTATGCGCTGCGCTATTAATTTTAATATCTGTGGATTCGTGCTTGCTTTCTTGATATCAACGTAATACCTGCTTTTCTTTCCCGAGGCGAGGGTGAATTCGCCAAACTTAATAGCTCCACATCCCTTAAGGGCATCCGCAAGTGATTTCATTACCAGGGCTCCTTTTTTAATTTAATATGAAAACCGATAATATTGGTTAATCTGTGAAGTATCGGTGTCAGGATGAGAACTATAATAATTATCCAGTACGTAAAGTTTTCAGTAAACCATTGCGGATCAACAATATAGGCAAGAATCCATGCACCTGCCACAAAATCCAGCTGGTCGATCAGCAGCAGTTTTTCCCCGCGCTCGAATCCAAGCCTTCGTTTAAAAAAACTTTTTACTATATCCCCGAGCAGAGCACCAAATGAAAGAGCTATCACAGCAGTTATTGACGGGATTACAAAGATTTCACCTGCTGGCGAGACCTGTCTTTGAATAAGACCAATGATAATCCCGCATGCTCCACCTCCTACCAGCCCGCGGAAGGTCTTGCCCTCACCCAGAATTCTTCGCCCGTCCCGCCATTTCTTCCCAAGGTCAATGGGAGTCCCGCCTCCAAAGATTACAGCCGTGGGGTTCGCGATATACGCGGGCAGCATCAGCCACACCGCTTTTATAATAATTGCAATTATCGGGAGCATATAATTCAGGGGTTCAAACTTATATTCAGTTGTTCAATCTTAACCCCGGCTTTATCAAAAAAATCCAGTGCTTCTGTATCAGGATAGACTACCCCGAAAACTACTTTCTCAATCCTGGCATTGAT
It encodes:
- a CDS encoding CDP-2,3-bis-(O-geranylgeranyl)-sn-glycerol synthase, which encodes MLPIIAIIIKAVWLMLPAYIANPTAVIFGGGTPIDLGKKWRDGRRILGEGKTFRGLVGGGACGIIIGLIQRQVSPAGEIFVIPSITAVIALSFGALLGDIVKSFFKRRLGFERGEKLLLIDQLDFVAGAWILAYIVDPQWFTENFTYWIIIIVLILTPILHRLTNIIGFHIKLKKEPW
- the pyrE gene encoding orotate phosphoribosyltransferase — its product is MKSLADALKGCGAIKFGEFTLASGKKSRYYVDIKKASTNPQILKLIAQRIAETLKSRSIHADYIGCVALGGVPIAAAVSLETVLPLIILRKEVKDYGIKEQIIGDFIRGKLVLMVEDVATTGGSVLKAIKTLRDEGLVIRYVIVVVDREEGASKSLADANVELIPLVRISELLK